A stretch of Desulfovibrio sp. TomC DNA encodes these proteins:
- a CDS encoding amino acid ABC transporter ATP-binding protein has product MAMIEFHNVQKWYGDFHVLKGITDSVDQGEVLVICGPSGSGKSTLIRCVNRLEEYQKGHILFDGHDIHGDDVDVNRLRCDIGIVFQQFNLYPHLSVLKNITLAPIKVKKMGRKEAEELGLALLERVGIHEQAKKFPAELSGGQQQRVAIARALAMQPKVMLFDEPTSALDPEMINEVLNVMKDLARDGMTMLCVTHEMGFAREVADRVIFMDFGEILESAPPVEFFQNPRHDRTRLFLKEIL; this is encoded by the coding sequence ATGGCCATGATCGAATTTCATAACGTCCAGAAATGGTACGGCGATTTCCATGTGCTCAAGGGCATCACGGATTCCGTGGACCAGGGCGAAGTGCTTGTCATCTGCGGCCCGTCCGGGTCGGGGAAATCCACCCTGATCCGCTGCGTCAACCGCCTGGAAGAATACCAAAAAGGCCATATCCTGTTTGACGGCCATGACATCCACGGCGACGACGTGGACGTCAACCGCCTTCGCTGCGACATCGGCATCGTGTTCCAGCAGTTCAATCTCTATCCCCATCTGTCCGTGCTCAAAAACATCACCCTGGCTCCGATCAAGGTCAAAAAGATGGGGCGCAAGGAAGCCGAGGAGCTGGGGCTGGCCCTCCTGGAGCGCGTCGGCATCCACGAACAGGCCAAAAAATTTCCGGCCGAACTCTCCGGCGGCCAGCAGCAGCGCGTGGCCATTGCCCGGGCCCTGGCCATGCAGCCCAAGGTCATGCTCTTTGACGAGCCGACCTCGGCGCTGGACCCGGAAATGATCAACGAAGTCCTGAATGTCATGAAGGATCTGGCCCGCGACGGCATGACCATGCTGTGCGTCACCCATGAAATGGGCTTTGCCCGGGAAGTGGCCGACCGGGTGATTTTCATGGACTTTGGCGAGATACTGGAAAGCGCCCCGCCGGTGGAATTCTTCCAGAACCCCCGGCATGATCGCACCCGGCTTTTCCTCAAGGAAATTCTCTAG